From a single Pleurodeles waltl isolate 20211129_DDA chromosome 8, aPleWal1.hap1.20221129, whole genome shotgun sequence genomic region:
- the LOC138249433 gene encoding olfactory receptor 51G2-like: MSSSNKSSIALTSFLLMGFPGADAAKNYISLALCLVYLLSIMGNGSIVLIIRMDNNLKEPMYLLLSMLAATDLSLALSTLPTVLSVFWFDYRRIQIYACFTQLSCIQTLCTTESAILVAMAFDRYVAICNPLRYNSILHPIISKIGLVAVIRGVLLMLPTTVLLNRLPYCGNDALSHAFCYNPDVMKLACADTTINNKYGLAVVLSTYPLDLLFILLSYVMILKTLKSRARQAEILKGLNTCVSHLCVVLLFYIPLIGLTLAHRYGQNDSPLILVMMGGVFLVIPPALNPIVYSMKTTQIRKSILIQLVRGKQNYSNQAAPA, encoded by the coding sequence ATGTCGTCTTCCAACAAAAGCAGTATTGCTCTtacatcctttcttctgatgggctttcCAGGAGCAGACGCTGCAAAGAACTACATTTCTCTTGCACTGTGCCTTGTGTATCTTCTGTCTATTATGGGAAATGGCTCAATTGTGCTTATCATAAGAATGGACAACAATCTCAAAGAACCCATGTACTTATTACTGTCTATGCTTGCAGCCACAGATCTGAGCCTGGCTCTTTCTACTTTACCAACAGTGCTCAGCGTGTTCTGGTTTGACTACAGAAGAATACAAATCTATGCTTGCTTCACTCAGCTGTCCTGCATACAGACACTGTGCACAACGGAATCTGCCATTTTAGTGGCCATGGCATTTGACCGCTATGTTGCTATATGTAACCCTCTGAGATATAACTCAATATTGCACCCAATCATTTCAAAAATTGGGCTGGTTGCTGTAATCAGAGGGGTACTCCTCATGTTACCCACAACTGTTTTGTTAAACCGGCTTCCCTACTGTGGCAATGATGCTCTCTCCCATGCCTTCTGCTACAACCCAGATGTGATGAAGCTCGCTTGTGCAGATACCACCATAAACAATAAATATGGCCTGGCTGTAGTGCTCTCCACATACCCTTTAGACTtactttttattcttctttcttaTGTGATGATTCTAAAGACTCTCAAGAGCAGAGCAAGGCAAGCAGAAATCTTGAAGGGACTGAACACTTGTGTGAGCCACCTATGTGTTGTTCTTCTATTTTATATCCCACTGATTGGTTTGACATTAGCCCACAGGTATGGGCAAAATGATTCACCTCTTATACTTGTCATGATGGGTGGGGTCTTCCTTGTCATACCACCTGCACTGAACCCAATAGTTTACAGCATGAAAACAACACAGATCCGCAAG